One part of the Algibacter sp. L1A34 genome encodes these proteins:
- a CDS encoding glucosaminidase domain-containing protein, translating into MNRVLILLCVVVVSFSCKSKKTVVTKKRKTKTERVTKKTEGVKTATKSSYTNATEEYIANYADVAVAEMERYNIPASITLAQGILESASGNGRLSKEANNHFGIKCHDWDGDRIYHDDDAAQECFRKYDDAKNSFRDHSLFLTERNRYSGLFKLKKTDYKSWARGLRAAGYATDPKYPAKLISLIERYNLDQYDGGRKSSKSNSDFKQRDEIVINAKTNVVSVRDVPKVITHVVVKGDTLYYIAKMHNISVPELKAINDLEDNNIKIGQELQVSPK; encoded by the coding sequence ATGAATAGAGTTTTAATATTGCTTTGTGTTGTGGTTGTAAGTTTTAGTTGTAAATCTAAAAAAACGGTAGTTACAAAAAAGCGAAAAACAAAAACAGAGCGTGTTACAAAAAAAACTGAGGGAGTTAAAACAGCAACTAAAAGTTCTTATACAAATGCCACTGAGGAATATATTGCAAATTATGCAGATGTGGCGGTTGCAGAAATGGAACGGTATAATATACCCGCGAGTATAACTTTAGCACAAGGTATTTTGGAATCGGCTTCTGGTAATGGACGACTTTCTAAAGAGGCTAATAATCATTTTGGTATTAAATGTCACGATTGGGATGGTGATAGAATTTATCATGATGATGATGCCGCGCAAGAATGTTTTAGAAAATACGATGATGCGAAAAATTCTTTTCGTGACCACTCATTATTCTTAACCGAACGCAATCGATATTCTGGATTATTCAAGTTAAAAAAGACCGATTATAAAAGTTGGGCCAGAGGATTAAGAGCTGCTGGTTATGCTACCGATCCTAAATATCCTGCTAAATTAATTAGCTTAATTGAGCGTTATAATTTGGATCAATACGATGGAGGAAGAAAATCATCAAAATCAAATTCAGATTTTAAACAAAGAGATGAAATTGTAATTAATGCGAAGACTAATGTGGTTAGCGTTCGTGATGTTCCAAAAGTAATAACACATGTTGTTGTTAAAGGTGATACCTTGTATTACATTGCTAAAATGCATAATATTAGTGTCCCAGAGTTAAAAGCGATAAACGATTTAGAGGATAATAACATTAAAATAGGACAAGAACTTCAAGTGAGTCCAA